A stretch of Candidatus Methylacidiphilales bacterium DNA encodes these proteins:
- a CDS encoding penicillin-binding protein 2, producing MKIIQYRVFLPIFFMVIGFTAVSLRLIHIQLIHQEKYKQYAEKRHVGKIPLPARRGSIFDIHGQALAQTITVYDVRMDCELILKSPKVIPTIAQELDIPLFHLQRLIDPKNRYLLIKQNVPHDVIERLRSYRTPGLIFEERSIRNYPNQELLANLLGFLNHNGTGAAGIERAMDRYLSGIPGERVVDKDGRQRPIPAFIRDETPPVDGYDVTLTIDLSIQHIIEESLDGIMAEHRPHAAHVIVMRPKTGEILAMGNRPSFNPNFRPTQLSSVRNRCLTDILEPGSTFKIVTLAAAINEGLVNLDDTIDCENGHFFYANEWLRDTQPHGLLTVEEIMMKSSNIGFAKIALMLRADRLYDYAWRFGFGQRTQILHNQGEAAGILRPVHQWTKLSITRIPIGQEVAATPLQMANAMCVIANGGRLMMPRVIKRITDSNGRIEKEYKPQIVRQVITPHTARLVSQSLRSVVSRDGTAQAANIKGLEGRVAGKTGTAQKFIDGSYSRQKYVSSFIGYFPEDDPQVLILVIVDEPSNKEFYGGRVAAPWFSYIGEQIAEYLGIPRESTNPAPQYPLHQAKPSSRSVSIDPEISSYYNAEEYP from the coding sequence TGATATTCATGGCCAAGCCTTAGCACAGACAATCACAGTTTATGATGTGCGAATGGATTGTGAACTTATTTTGAAATCTCCCAAGGTGATCCCAACAATAGCGCAGGAATTGGATATCCCACTTTTTCACCTACAACGACTTATAGATCCCAAAAATCGATATCTGCTCATTAAGCAAAATGTCCCTCATGATGTGATAGAGCGGCTACGGTCTTATCGTACACCCGGATTGATTTTTGAAGAACGTTCTATACGAAATTACCCCAATCAAGAACTATTGGCCAACCTTCTCGGGTTTCTAAATCACAACGGCACCGGTGCTGCCGGAATTGAACGCGCCATGGACAGATACTTGTCCGGTATCCCTGGCGAGAGAGTTGTAGACAAAGACGGCCGTCAAAGGCCTATCCCTGCTTTTATACGCGATGAGACTCCACCCGTAGATGGATACGACGTTACCCTTACGATTGATTTAAGTATCCAACACATCATCGAAGAAAGCCTAGATGGCATCATGGCTGAGCACCGTCCTCACGCTGCTCATGTCATAGTTATGCGACCCAAAACCGGCGAAATTCTGGCAATGGGTAATCGACCAAGCTTTAATCCAAACTTTCGTCCTACGCAACTTTCCTCCGTCCGCAACCGCTGCCTCACCGACATCCTCGAGCCTGGATCCACCTTCAAAATCGTCACCCTAGCAGCTGCTATTAACGAAGGCCTCGTCAATCTCGATGATACCATCGACTGCGAAAACGGCCACTTCTTCTACGCAAACGAATGGCTTCGCGATACACAACCCCACGGGCTTCTCACCGTCGAAGAAATTATGATGAAATCCAGCAACATCGGCTTCGCAAAAATAGCTCTAATGCTACGCGCAGACCGCCTCTACGATTACGCTTGGCGATTCGGCTTTGGTCAACGCACCCAAATCCTCCACAACCAAGGTGAAGCCGCAGGCATCCTTCGACCTGTCCATCAATGGACAAAACTCTCTATCACACGTATCCCTATAGGTCAGGAAGTTGCGGCTACCCCGCTTCAAATGGCCAACGCGATGTGTGTCATTGCAAACGGCGGCCGCCTCATGATGCCGCGTGTGATAAAACGCATCACAGACTCTAATGGCCGAATAGAGAAAGAATACAAACCTCAAATCGTTCGACAAGTCATCACCCCTCATACCGCACGCCTCGTCTCACAATCGCTCAGAAGCGTCGTATCGCGCGATGGCACTGCGCAAGCTGCAAATATAAAAGGCTTAGAAGGCCGCGTAGCAGGAAAAACCGGCACAGCACAAAAATTTATTGACGGCAGTTACTCACGCCAAAAATACGTTTCCTCCTTTATTGGTTATTTTCCAGAAGATGACCCACAAGTCCTCATCCTCGTCATCGTCGACGAGCCAAGCAACAAGGAATTTTACGGCGGTCGAGTCGCAGCCCCTTGGTTTAGCTACATAGGTGAACAAATCGCTGAATATCTCGGCATCCCCAGAGAATCAACAAATCCCGCTCCTCAATATCCACTCCATCAAGCCAAACCCTCATCAAGATCCGTATCCATAGATCCCGAAATCTCATCCTACTACAATGCGGAGGAATACCCATGA
- the murD gene encoding UDP-N-acetylmuramoyl-L-alanine--D-glutamate ligase, translated as MNTASHPSHTMILGLGLSGLATAQWLHKQGERLTAWDEHDTPSSRAAAETLRKLSIPVILGSPRDPKVQSFISSQAPFTRTFISPGIDPRRPEIQALTHDSPLTSELDLVAPHLTCPIIAITGTNGKTTTTELIHHILITAGKRSIAAGNIGTPITQILDQIHHLDYLVLEVSSFQLEQTHLFHPHIALILNITPDHLDRYDSFEAYARTKWKLTARQTPRDTLIHNANLTPLLPPRAQSITFTASPHLYPHADYKLENNQLIAHGTPCLSIQEIQLIGKHNAENLLAALAAADALHIPREATLQALRSYKAQAHRCEPIATLNGVLYVNDSKGTNLDAVVRALEALDRPTILIAGGKDKDLDFASIAPAVARYARHAVLIGEARHKIQSAWQAHLPTTLADSLEEAVNRAASLARAGEAVLLSPGCASFDMFRDYKHRGETFRQYVLTKLQPQNHITTST; from the coding sequence ATGAACACAGCATCCCACCCATCTCACACAATGATCCTCGGCCTCGGCCTATCCGGACTCGCCACTGCACAATGGCTCCACAAGCAAGGAGAACGCCTCACCGCATGGGACGAGCACGACACCCCTTCCTCTCGCGCCGCTGCTGAGACCCTTCGAAAACTCTCCATCCCCGTTATCCTAGGCTCTCCTCGCGACCCCAAAGTGCAATCCTTCATCTCTTCCCAAGCTCCTTTCACCCGCACCTTCATCAGCCCGGGTATAGACCCTCGCCGCCCAGAAATTCAAGCTCTCACACACGACAGCCCACTCACATCCGAGCTTGACCTCGTCGCTCCACACCTCACCTGCCCAATCATCGCAATTACAGGCACCAATGGCAAAACCACCACCACCGAGCTGATCCATCACATCCTCATCACCGCAGGTAAACGCTCCATCGCCGCCGGCAACATCGGCACTCCTATCACACAAATCCTCGATCAAATCCACCACCTAGACTACCTCGTGCTCGAGGTCAGCTCATTCCAACTTGAGCAAACCCACCTCTTCCACCCTCACATCGCCCTCATTCTTAACATCACCCCCGACCACCTCGACCGCTACGACTCCTTCGAAGCCTACGCCCGCACCAAATGGAAACTCACCGCACGCCAGACGCCCCGCGACACCCTCATCCACAACGCCAACCTCACCCCTCTCCTCCCTCCCCGCGCACAATCCATCACCTTCACAGCCTCGCCGCACCTCTATCCACACGCTGATTACAAACTTGAAAACAACCAACTCATCGCCCACGGCACCCCTTGCCTCTCCATCCAAGAAATTCAGCTCATCGGTAAACACAACGCCGAAAACCTCCTCGCCGCTCTTGCAGCCGCCGATGCCCTCCACATCCCACGCGAAGCCACCCTTCAAGCCCTCCGTTCCTACAAAGCCCAAGCCCACCGTTGCGAACCCATAGCCACCCTAAACGGCGTCCTCTACGTCAACGACTCAAAAGGCACAAACCTCGATGCCGTCGTCCGCGCCCTGGAAGCCCTCGATCGCCCCACAATCCTCATCGCTGGCGGCAAAGATAAAGACCTCGACTTCGCCAGTATCGCCCCGGCTGTCGCCCGCTACGCCCGCCATGCAGTCCTCATCGGTGAAGCCCGCCACAAAATTCAATCCGCGTGGCAAGCTCACCTCCCGACCACTTTGGCCGACTCCCTCGAGGAAGCGGTCAATCGAGCAGCTTCACTAGCCCGTGCTGGAGAAGCTGTCCTCCTCTCGCCCGGATGCGCAAGTTTCGACATGTTTCGAGACTACAAACATCGCGGCGAGACGTTTCGTCAATACGTGTTGACGAAACTTCAACCACAAAACCACATAACAACCTCAACCTAA
- a CDS encoding LysM peptidoglycan-binding domain-containing protein has protein sequence MENETPQNETGGLKLVTVFIAVLALHVLVIGGISIYNLLKTPNLDAAHMDYTQAPRPDPANYNTYEPSTGTELTSTSSSEPAAGLSSVETTTSAPAPQSPTPTFEARLSVPEPPAPTVQTPTPAPEPALATQAPTPPQATPPLAAASPTPPPTATTLPEASIPYTPPSLSDGVPPGYGGMQEPFATTTPATAPQQVLAENQTLLSPPDPAATPSPTAITHEIKPGETLGKIRSLYGVSLQELMAWNNIKDPNKIRAGQKLVIQRSGTVTVPAPDTSSPSLHAATAPTSPAPTKTNAKVAQPKPKKTVIPSSVAVHRVAPGETLYSIARKYDTTVDKILAVNAHQLTDPSRLRVGMRLALPAHTTLAKKTKKQTPDPSRQTSTVSIPISTDIVMR, from the coding sequence ATGGAAAACGAAACCCCACAAAACGAAACCGGCGGTCTTAAACTCGTGACCGTCTTCATCGCAGTGCTCGCTCTTCACGTCCTCGTGATCGGCGGCATCAGTATCTATAACCTCCTCAAAACCCCCAATCTCGACGCTGCGCACATGGACTACACCCAAGCCCCGCGTCCAGATCCGGCTAACTATAACACCTACGAGCCCAGCACTGGGACTGAGCTAACATCCACCTCATCGAGCGAACCAGCAGCAGGATTATCGAGCGTCGAGACTACAACCTCTGCACCCGCCCCTCAAAGCCCGACACCCACATTTGAGGCTCGTCTCTCCGTCCCCGAGCCCCCAGCTCCCACGGTGCAGACGCCCACTCCAGCGCCTGAGCCCGCACTAGCCACCCAAGCTCCAACGCCGCCTCAGGCAACTCCTCCCCTAGCAGCAGCAAGCCCGACTCCACCTCCCACTGCCACCACACTGCCCGAGGCGAGCATCCCTTACACTCCCCCTTCTCTCTCCGACGGAGTGCCGCCAGGATACGGAGGCATGCAGGAACCCTTCGCCACGACCACACCGGCGACGGCTCCACAACAAGTTCTCGCTGAAAATCAGACCCTACTTTCACCACCAGACCCTGCTGCGACCCCATCACCGACTGCAATCACCCATGAAATAAAGCCAGGAGAGACTCTTGGAAAAATCCGCTCCCTATATGGAGTAAGCCTCCAAGAGCTCATGGCATGGAACAACATCAAAGATCCAAACAAAATCCGCGCAGGCCAAAAACTCGTCATTCAACGTTCTGGGACTGTCACAGTTCCAGCGCCGGACACCTCGAGTCCAAGCCTTCATGCGGCTACAGCCCCCACCTCGCCGGCGCCAACAAAAACGAACGCCAAAGTGGCACAGCCGAAACCGAAAAAAACAGTCATCCCATCCAGTGTTGCCGTTCACCGTGTGGCCCCAGGCGAAACCCTCTATAGCATAGCTCGCAAGTATGATACGACCGTAGACAAAATCTTAGCTGTAAATGCCCATCAACTCACCGACCCGAGTCGTCTGCGCGTCGGCATGCGTCTCGCTTTACCAGCCCACACGACCTTAGCCAAAAAAACTAAAAAACAAACACCCGATCCCTCCAGGCAAACATCCACCGTCTCTATTCCCATCAGCACCGACATCGTAATGCGATAA
- a CDS encoding UDP-N-acetylmuramoyl-L-alanyl-D-glutamate--2,6-diaminopimelate ligase translates to MILEELIPILDPIEIRGTTRRKIHGISYDSRKTRPGDFFLAWSTDHTPLQQIAEEASKKGASAIALEVLPILNSTTSTLIHAKDIRRKLGPVSAHFYQHPAKDLTLIGITGTNGKTTTAFLVQHLFNQLGHPCGLIGTVHYDLGQRILPASRTTPEGSDLQHMFFTMKRQGLTAAALEVSSHALHQGRTEGIPFDIAIFMNLTPDHLDYHGTMENYYQAKKILFTTLAHTSKPHPFAIINTDDTYGLRLSQELRAEHFPHPIQTFGFNVTASPSILISNHSLRSHGQSFTLSINQTQYTIEIPLIGHYNVYNATAAFAAAYFKGLPPPKIIETLRQAPHVPGRMEKAGTTPNGATAIVDYAHSPDAVEKALLTLRQLHPSRLTIVIGCGGNRDRSKRPLMAQSALQHADFAIFTADNPRYESLSDILNDMAEGADAIGKTNYLIIEDRREAISTALRQAIPGEIVLIAGKGHETTQQIGPIFTPFNDIEVARQIINQLPHP, encoded by the coding sequence ATGATTCTCGAAGAGCTCATCCCCATCCTCGATCCCATCGAAATCCGCGGAACCACCCGTCGCAAAATACACGGAATCTCCTACGACTCCCGTAAAACGCGACCCGGAGATTTTTTTCTCGCCTGGAGCACAGACCACACGCCACTTCAACAAATCGCGGAAGAAGCCTCAAAAAAAGGCGCCTCCGCTATCGCGCTCGAAGTGCTCCCCATCCTCAACTCCACAACCTCGACACTCATTCATGCTAAAGATATCCGAAGAAAACTCGGGCCCGTATCCGCCCATTTTTACCAACACCCAGCAAAAGACCTCACCCTCATCGGCATCACCGGCACCAACGGAAAAACAACCACCGCCTTCCTCGTTCAACACCTCTTCAATCAACTCGGTCACCCCTGTGGACTCATCGGCACCGTCCATTACGACCTCGGCCAACGCATCCTACCCGCCTCCCGCACTACTCCAGAAGGAAGCGACCTACAACACATGTTTTTTACCATGAAGCGACAAGGCCTCACCGCCGCTGCATTAGAAGTCTCCTCTCACGCTCTCCATCAAGGCCGCACTGAGGGAATCCCGTTTGATATCGCTATCTTCATGAACCTCACCCCAGACCACCTCGACTACCACGGCACCATGGAAAACTACTATCAAGCAAAAAAAATTCTTTTCACAACCCTTGCCCACACCTCAAAACCGCACCCCTTCGCAATCATCAACACAGATGACACCTACGGCTTACGCCTATCGCAAGAACTACGTGCCGAACATTTCCCACACCCAATCCAAACCTTCGGCTTTAACGTCACCGCCTCTCCCTCCATTCTCATCTCCAACCACTCCCTCCGCTCACACGGACAAAGCTTTACCCTCAGCATAAACCAGACTCAATACACAATCGAAATTCCACTAATCGGCCACTACAACGTCTACAATGCCACAGCCGCATTCGCTGCCGCATATTTCAAAGGTCTACCTCCCCCAAAAATCATCGAAACCCTCCGCCAAGCCCCCCACGTCCCAGGCCGCATGGAAAAAGCAGGCACCACACCTAATGGCGCCACCGCGATCGTAGACTACGCTCATTCCCCTGATGCAGTAGAAAAAGCACTACTCACCCTTCGGCAACTCCACCCCTCCCGCCTCACCATCGTCATCGGATGTGGCGGCAATCGCGACCGCTCAAAACGCCCTCTCATGGCACAGTCTGCCCTACAACACGCAGACTTCGCCATCTTCACAGCCGATAACCCCCGCTACGAAAGCTTGAGCGACATCCTCAACGACATGGCCGAAGGCGCTGATGCCATCGGCAAAACCAACTACCTCATTATCGAAGATCGCCGTGAAGCCATCTCCACTGCCTTGCGCCAAGCCATTCCAGGAGAAATTGTCCTCATCGCCGGAAAAGGCCATGAGACCACCCAACAAATCGGCCCCATCTTTACCCCCTTCAATGACATCGAAGTCGCCCGACAAATCATTAACCAACTCCCTCACCCCTAA
- the murF gene encoding UDP-N-acetylmuramoyl-tripeptide--D-alanyl-D-alanine ligase, which produces MQLALTTLLSWTQGRLIQGDADTPIQRIHTDTRSLQPGDLFLALQGDRFDGHDFIQQAIDKHAAALCLSRPPSQPVPPHLPILLVNDTLKALQSIAAHYRNSLPADVIAIVGSNGKTSTKDILAQILSRRFTITQTYANYNNHIGVPLTLLTITPAHHFAVVELGTNHPGEITTLAQIVQPDLVLITNIGREHLEFFKNQEAVAQEESSILQHLSPDGQAILNADDPWTPWIQHRYPTTPTTLVGLESTTATWRAEIHHSSLHSIHFTLHSPHGSISATLPSPAKFLLYNVLQASAAAHWAGLSLPEIQAAIAHLRLPHLRMQIISLQNQRTLLNDCYNANPDSMIAALTTLIELNDIPHKAAILGSMAELGDCAPIEHLEIGRFAGSHPLDWIIAVGPHAASIQEGALLSGFPPSRIFIYPSASEAIPRAIEKFQPHTALLIKGSRSVALETIAEALQQHYQN; this is translated from the coding sequence ATGCAGCTTGCTCTCACCACTCTCCTCTCCTGGACACAAGGACGCCTGATCCAAGGTGACGCCGATACCCCCATCCAGCGCATCCACACCGATACACGATCCCTGCAACCAGGCGATCTCTTCCTCGCACTCCAAGGCGACCGCTTCGATGGACACGACTTCATCCAACAAGCCATCGATAAACACGCAGCTGCCCTTTGCCTATCCCGTCCCCCAAGCCAACCCGTTCCACCCCATCTCCCCATACTCCTCGTCAACGACACCCTCAAAGCCCTCCAATCCATAGCCGCCCACTACCGCAACTCCCTCCCTGCTGACGTTATCGCCATCGTCGGATCCAACGGCAAAACCAGCACCAAAGACATCCTCGCACAAATCCTTAGTCGCCGCTTCACCATTACCCAAACATACGCCAACTACAACAACCACATTGGTGTCCCACTCACCCTCCTCACAATTACTCCAGCCCACCATTTCGCCGTCGTAGAGCTCGGCACCAACCACCCCGGCGAAATCACCACCCTAGCTCAGATCGTCCAACCCGATCTCGTCCTCATCACCAATATCGGACGCGAACACCTCGAGTTTTTCAAAAACCAAGAAGCCGTAGCCCAAGAGGAAAGCTCCATCCTTCAGCATCTCTCCCCCGATGGACAAGCCATTCTCAACGCTGACGACCCGTGGACCCCATGGATTCAACATCGCTACCCCACCACCCCCACCACCCTCGTAGGCCTAGAATCCACCACCGCCACATGGCGTGCTGAAATTCATCACTCCTCTCTCCACTCAATTCACTTCACTCTACACTCCCCTCACGGATCGATCTCCGCAACCCTTCCTTCCCCAGCAAAATTCCTCCTCTACAACGTCCTACAAGCCTCCGCAGCCGCACACTGGGCTGGACTCAGCCTCCCCGAAATTCAAGCCGCCATCGCTCACCTCCGCTTGCCCCACCTCCGCATGCAAATCATCTCTCTCCAAAACCAACGCACCTTACTCAACGACTGCTACAACGCCAATCCAGACTCAATGATCGCTGCCCTCACCACACTCATCGAGCTAAACGACATCCCACACAAAGCCGCCATCCTCGGCTCAATGGCCGAACTCGGCGATTGCGCCCCCATAGAACACCTCGAAATAGGCCGTTTCGCAGGCTCCCATCCACTGGATTGGATCATCGCCGTAGGCCCCCACGCCGCTTCCATACAAGAAGGCGCCCTACTAAGCGGCTTCCCACCCTCCCGCATATTTATCTACCCATCTGCCTCCGAAGCCATACCACGCGCAATCGAAAAATTTCAACCTCACACAGCACTTCTCATCAAAGGCTCTAGATCTGTGGCTCTCGAAACCATCGCAGAGGCCCTACAACAACATTACCAAAACTAA
- the ftsW gene encoding putative lipid II flippase FtsW — protein MGLAAFHRAVGYVLILTVLSLLALGLVMLYSTGAKYAPLGQSAVLAPLQKQALWLLIGLVAAIIFFLLDPQKVLAASPWLCAIGAILLIACFIPGIGKEVNAARRWVEVFGFTFQPSEWAKFAFLTFLAWRAEKTSKPGSSFSWRAQLPVIAVVALYAGLILATPDLGTAIIFCVLLVMGLFVVGLPYIQAISILLFVGVSVLVLAFFMPERRGRILAFLDPEAHRLGDAWQVWQAHIALGTGGLYGVGLGNSRQKMDYLPEANTDFIFAIIGEELGLWVSLTVVLAYVVIVLCGAWIAYHAPTFGQRVWAFGLTAAIGLQALVNLGVVTALLPNKGLPLPFISYGGSNLLFCLVSIGVLLNIHQDCHLRRQGLHAVLARHTS, from the coding sequence ATGGGCTTAGCCGCTTTTCATAGAGCAGTCGGATATGTGCTCATCCTCACCGTCTTGTCTCTCCTGGCTCTAGGACTAGTCATGCTTTACAGCACTGGTGCAAAATACGCTCCACTCGGCCAATCCGCTGTCCTGGCTCCTCTCCAAAAACAAGCCCTTTGGCTTTTGATCGGTCTTGTCGCTGCGATCATTTTTTTTCTTCTCGATCCGCAGAAAGTCTTAGCTGCGAGTCCGTGGCTGTGTGCAATCGGCGCAATTTTATTGATCGCCTGTTTCATTCCAGGCATCGGCAAAGAAGTAAATGCTGCTCGACGTTGGGTTGAAGTTTTCGGCTTCACATTCCAACCTTCCGAATGGGCGAAATTTGCCTTTTTAACTTTTTTAGCTTGGCGTGCCGAGAAAACCTCAAAGCCTGGCTCATCGTTCTCTTGGCGTGCTCAATTGCCCGTTATCGCTGTCGTAGCCCTCTATGCAGGTTTGATTTTAGCGACGCCTGATTTGGGCACTGCAATTATTTTTTGTGTCTTACTCGTCATGGGGTTGTTTGTGGTCGGATTACCATACATACAAGCTATTTCGATTTTGTTATTCGTAGGAGTGAGTGTATTAGTCTTGGCCTTCTTTATGCCTGAACGGCGAGGGCGAATTTTGGCCTTTCTCGATCCTGAAGCTCACCGGCTCGGTGATGCATGGCAAGTCTGGCAGGCACATATCGCTTTGGGCACCGGGGGCCTATATGGGGTGGGGTTGGGAAATAGCCGTCAAAAAATGGATTATCTTCCTGAGGCGAATACTGACTTTATTTTTGCCATTATTGGCGAAGAGCTAGGCCTGTGGGTCTCTCTGACTGTTGTGCTTGCCTATGTAGTTATCGTGCTGTGCGGCGCTTGGATTGCCTATCATGCCCCGACCTTTGGTCAACGCGTCTGGGCTTTTGGACTGACGGCCGCGATCGGTCTGCAGGCCTTGGTAAACTTGGGAGTTGTCACAGCTTTACTTCCCAACAAAGGATTACCTTTGCCATTCATCAGCTACGGTGGCTCAAATCTACTGTTTTGTCTGGTCTCTATCGGTGTCTTATTAAACATACATCAAGATTGTCACCTGAGGCGGCAAGGGCTGCATGCCGTCCTTGCACGCCACACTTCATGA
- the mraY gene encoding phospho-N-acetylmuramoyl-pentapeptide-transferase yields MLYELHKFDDIWISGLNVFRYTSFRAMGAAIFAFLFCLFLGPLTIRLLRRLKLGQPLRSKEEVHVLADLHSSKKGTPTMGGILIIIAVTLSTLLWCRWDIFLVWIVLGSFLALGLVGFIDDYIKVTRKNSEGIAGRFKLIAQALVALLAGYILIHHPQTTSIVQRLDIPFMKEPLIHNMGFLTLPFFILVVMGASNAVNLTDGLDGLAAGCTATVAMTYAVIAYVAGHVELANYLRFTYVPGSNELVIFTAALAGAALGFLWYNCHPARVFMGDTGSLAIGGALAVIAICVCQPLLLVIAGGVFVLEALSVMLQVASFKLTGKRIFAMSPLHHHFELKGWTETQVTIRFWILSAGFAVLALTSLKLR; encoded by the coding sequence ATGCTCTACGAACTCCACAAATTCGACGATATCTGGATCAGCGGCCTCAACGTCTTCCGTTACACCTCATTCCGAGCCATGGGAGCTGCCATCTTTGCCTTCCTCTTCTGCCTCTTCCTCGGCCCCCTTACAATACGCCTCCTGCGTCGTCTCAAGCTTGGTCAACCTCTCCGATCCAAAGAAGAAGTTCATGTCCTCGCCGATCTCCACAGCAGCAAGAAAGGCACCCCCACCATGGGAGGTATCCTCATCATCATTGCCGTCACCCTCTCTACCCTACTTTGGTGCCGCTGGGATATTTTCCTCGTCTGGATTGTCCTTGGATCCTTCCTCGCCCTCGGATTAGTCGGATTCATCGACGACTACATCAAAGTCACCCGCAAAAACTCCGAAGGCATCGCCGGACGATTCAAGCTCATCGCCCAAGCCCTCGTCGCCCTCCTCGCCGGCTACATCCTCATCCACCATCCGCAAACTACTTCCATCGTTCAGCGGCTCGACATCCCATTCATGAAGGAACCGCTAATCCACAACATGGGCTTTCTCACCCTCCCCTTCTTCATCCTCGTCGTAATGGGCGCCTCCAACGCCGTCAATCTCACCGATGGCCTAGATGGCCTAGCTGCAGGATGCACCGCCACCGTCGCCATGACTTACGCCGTCATCGCCTACGTCGCCGGCCACGTCGAATTGGCAAACTACCTCCGATTCACCTACGTTCCAGGTAGTAACGAACTCGTCATCTTCACCGCCGCCCTGGCTGGAGCAGCTCTCGGCTTCCTCTGGTATAACTGTCACCCCGCCCGCGTCTTCATGGGCGACACCGGCTCCCTTGCCATCGGCGGCGCACTCGCCGTCATCGCCATCTGCGTTTGCCAACCACTCCTCCTCGTTATCGCAGGCGGTGTCTTCGTCCTTGAAGCACTCTCCGTCATGCTTCAAGTCGCCTCCTTCAAGCTAACAGGTAAACGCATCTTCGCCATGTCCCCCCTCCACCACCACTTTGAACTCAAAGGATGGACGGAAACACAAGTCACCATCCGCTTCTGGATCCTCAGCGCCGGTTTCGCTGTCTTAGCCCTCACCAGCCTCAAGCTCAGATGA